GTTAACGCTCGATACATTCGATGCACTTCGTCACAAACCGGCAACCAGGGGGTCTGGTCTGCCCGGGTCAATCTGGGTTGTTGAACTGACATGGCTCGGTTCACCCCTGGTTGTGTACTCTCCCCGCTGCATTCGAACTCTCGCCTCACGAGCGGTTCACGGTAAGAAGCGTCTTccaataaaaaacgaaaaaacaaaatgtccaAAGACACGCTACGGTGGTATGATGTGCCATTATTTATGTGACAACTGGCGGCTGCTGGCGTGTGCACCTTCTTTTGCATAAGCAGGTCCAGGGGTTAGCAAAGACCTTGGGGCGAATGCGGTGCCCGCTTTACGGCCGCGTCTGCGTCTAACGCTGGTTGCCgcatttccctttcttttccccAAAAGACTATCCAAAACAGCAAATTTACAAACTTCCATACACAATTCCTCAAAGGCGAACAAGGCGAACATTCTGCATTTAATACGGGAAGTCACAACGCCCACGAGTGATGCTGGGCCCCTCAAGATCCTAAAGATTCAGCTGATGTGATGGATCCAcacagctggtggtggtcccaagATTTGCTTTTTTGAGGTCTGCTCGACCTAAACCTGagtctcgcgcgcgctcgctagcCAGAGCGTCTTAtgcaacgcaccaccaccaccaccacgaccatgGTGTTGTTCGCGCCCCAAAAGGAGGCCTAGTTAGGCCGATCCACTAGCGTTGAGCGACGACGTTGGGCAATGGCCAGCAGATTTGGAGTTCGTTTCGGAGTTGTCATCATAAACTCTCCGAAACGTTGAGATAACGTCCGAGGTGCCCACCTCGCCGGTCGTAGGTGACAGCAATggcaggcagggcagggcagggcgtGTTATCAAGCATCAAGTGTCCAGTGCACAGCAGGACAAACGATGCATTCTTGAATCTtcacaaccaaaaaccacgtTGTTCAAGCGGTTCCAGCTGATGAAtcgcgtgcgtttgtgttgtgACAAGGTGAGGTAGCCCTCACCAGCTCAGAGTACCGGTTTCTTGTGTCTTTTTCAATCATGGACTGGatgacctgcagcagcagcagcagcagcagcagcaggaccagccCTCCATGGGGCAGGTATCAGCAATACCGAGGTTAAAGGGTCGGAACATTGCGGGCGgatggacggacagacggacggacacatACCATCCTGGGCGGGACCTGCGGGACTGACCTTCAAAAaactggtggctggtgggtCGTCATTCCCGTTTGCGTCGCCCGGCCAATGGCCAATTATGTAAGTGGGACCACGgggtatgggtgtgtgtgtgtgaggtagGTTTTGTGTAGCCGGTTGTCCTGGTTGTCGAGTTTCGCATCTCTCTGGcagccacacaacacaacacgatgagaagaaaaagaacgaagTACGAAGCAGCGAGTGACCTCCTTTGGTCCGCGCAAGGCGCAAGGCAAGGTGAACGCGTGGCATGGtgccgtgtggtgtggtgtgtgttggcgtgATAATGTagtcgctggtgctgggtgcTGGCTGGAGTCGCTGGAGCGCCACACAATGGCCATCCCTTTGGCAGCATCATGGCAGGATCGCACAGGGTCTCAATGTCCCGCATTCAGATCCGTACGCTTTATCAGTGGGCCCACCatcctctccttcctttcttacAACCCCCGCCCCTCACCTTGCTACAGTGCTTCGGCACCGGACCGAGCAAGCGCCAGCGACTCGCATCTAGCGTCCGATCGTCGCCCGGAGATCGTTCGTTTTTGGGCATTTTGTTCGTCGCCAGCGGCTTTATCGGTAGTTCGCGACTCGCTTTGACCGGTGGGTGGGGGTAGGAAGATCTCAAGacaaacgaagagaaagagagagagagatagagagagagagagagagagagagagagagagagagagagagagagagagagagcgcacgccAGCTAGAGAGGGGTTGCGACGATGGTTCGGGCCACACTTCGCTTCGTGCCTTCGCCACCTCGGCGGCGCGGTACACCTCTATAGTATCTCTGTTACGcgtgcgaccgaccgaccgaccgaccgatcgaccgtcAGCCAGtagtgcaacaacaacaacaaagttcATCCAGTTTtcaccagcgaaccagcgcATTTCGGAGtttcgcgtgcgtgtgtccgtgtgtcgcCCCCGGGCCTTTGCGCCGGACCCGAGATTTGGGGGTTAGGATCAATCGAACCGTACCTTTTGCGTGCGACCGGACGATCACGGACGATCAGTTTGTGGTGGACGCGCGACCGGAACGGTactacggtttttttttttgttgggttcGTTGGTTGACAAACCTTACGGTCCCCGCCTTctctcgttgttgctgctgttggcgttaCTGTGCTTCCTGCCCTCTCGGTTACCCGGTTCCCTAAGGTGGTAAAGCATCATTTCACTTCACAtcttcgcttcgatcgtttcTGCAACTGATTTGTGGGATTTTTACGTGCGGCAGATCCGGTTCTGGctagcgttcgttcgttactGCTCGCGAACTCAATATCATCCTGAGCTAGTGCGAAAACCTGAATCCATCTTCCATCTTGAAACGTGCGTttgacgagtgtgtgtgtgtgtgtgtgtgatcgcatctctgtatgtgtgaccttctagtgcgtgtgtgtgtgtgtgtccactaGTGATAAAACGAGGCGTTTTTGGAGGAATTCATGTTTTAATCTAAAAAGGCTCTTCTCTATCTGTTCTCTCTTCTACATTCCTCATCCCGTTCCGCAGATTGTTAAGCCCCaacgcaacagcatcagcgagTGACATATCCGGACTCGTTGGTCGCTACTCGGAGTTCGGAAAGTGACCAAAAGTGACCGTACGTGACGGCGAACGAGCCCCGTGGGCACGTGGCTGTGTGATCCTTGTGTGTCCTTACGCCCCGTTACACTACGCCGTCGTCTACGTCCCGCATTGACACATTGATCGCAGGCCGCAGCATGAGTGCAGACGTCGGCAGTGTTGAGCCTAGCGGTGTGCTAGGGAGAGTGGTGAAGTTCTTCGTGGATAACCAAGGTGCGTGGAAGGTCCGAGAATGGTTGGACTCTGCTGCTACAgtagtcgctgctgctgctgctggcactgcttTTTACTGATCATTCttcgttcgtcttcgtcttcgtcctccgcattccttccgtttccgtaGATGAGCGCACCTCCGACTGGTTCCTGTCCGGATCGATCACGCCACTGATCATGATCCTCGTCACCTACCTCTACTTCTGCCTCTACGCCGGACCGCGCTACATGGCGAAACGGAAGCCCTTCAAGCTGGAAACAGTGCTGATCGCGTACAATGCGATACAAGTGGCGCTCAGCATTTTGCTAGTCTACGAAGTGAGTGTTACGaacgaccatcatcaaactCATCACACGTCAGTCACACAagtgcgccccccccccccccccccaaaagccACGCGTCCAAAGGCTTAGTCCGTATCTTAAGTCCAGGGACTCAATGGGATTATAATAAGCcagttctcgttctcgctgctTGGGGGGTTTTTCCCCCGTACCGAATCAAGAATGTGACGTCAGAGAATGCCGTTTTTAGCGAGccacataaacaaacaaacgcacgtTAGTcacgaaggaaggaatcgaATTGATCGCTCTTAAGTCAGTCTTGAGACAGAGACCGAAAGAAGAGGCCAATGTAGAGAATTCACGAGCGAGAACCCCGGAAGCGAAAGAACGTGTTTTTGGCGCATTGGACGCGAAGGTCGCGTTCGGgtacgattttttttcaagcaGATCTGCTCATCTGTGGTGGAATCTGCGGATCTGATTTCCAGTCCCCTTAATTTCTCGATCAAACAAAGATTGTCTTTTTCCTCCCGTTATCTGAAAACACCATTACGATTCGTTTTATGAGCCTCCACATTTTCCATCCGATGCCAGCTCTTGGAACCGCGTGATACCGCTTGTCAACACCCTGCTCTTACTCCCTGTCATCCCCTGCCTCAATGGCTCATCAGCTTCACCAGCTTTTAAAAGCGAAACATTGTTTTACTGTCATCGGTTATCGGTTTAatagcacacgacgacgacgacggcgacaacggtgGTAATGATAGCGATAGAGTGCTGGCCGCAGTTCCCACGCTTCTCTCTTTAGCACAGCAGACAGCACAGTTTACAATGCGACCTCCCCCACCCTACCTCTCACCCGGTGCAATTCGCTAACCAATCGTTAAGGCTGACCATGACGCAACGTCAGTCATTGGATAATTGACACTTTTACGATAGACTTTCCGCTTGACCAATTCCACAGCGGCCACAGCGACGCTTGGTTTGTGgcttgattttgcttttctctctctctctctctcgagagagagagaaggcaccccctccccagctGGTCTGGCATCTGGTAACGGTGTGATGAGGAAGATGCAACCACCGTGGTTTTGAAAAACATTGGAGTTTTTTCCGAGTATTTTCGTAGCTCGTGCCAATCCGTCGTCGCTACTAAcaccattttgtttgatttcttctCTCCACTTAACAAAACAAGGGAATCGAAGGTGGATGGCGGAAACACTACAGCTACACCTGCCAGCCCGTGGACTACAGCCGGAACCCGGTAGCGCTGAGGGTATGTATAGGACATTTACGGCGGCGGTCGGGCGACGAATCATACTAACCTCGTTCGTGCAATTTCTGCAACCCgcaaacaccccccccccccccggcgaTTACAGATGGCGCGCGCCGTTTGGGCGTACTACATGTGCAAGGTCGTGGAGCTGCTCGATACGGTTTTCTTTGTCCTGCGAAAGAAGCAGAACCAGGTATCGTTCCTACACCTCTACCACCACACGCTGATGCCGATCTGTGGATTCATCGGTGTCAAATATTTCGCTGGTAAgtcacacagtcacacacacacacacacacacacacacacatgcgtttTTGGGGGTCACGAGCAAGCGTAACCGATACCGAACGCACCTCCACCTTCATGCACACTTGACAGGGCCATAACATTCACGATCATTGATCTTCTTCGCTGGCGACGACAATGGCGTCGGCGTCGCTGGTATGCAATTATCACATTCACCGGGCCACCACTTCACTTCTGGTGACACTGGGGCAGGGTCAGCCCGTGCGATTTGAATGTCGAagtgcgacacacacacacacacacacacaccgaccagGATCGAGGATCGGGCATTTTCACAGAAGGGTGCGAAAGCCGTGGATCGTGGTATCGAGCTTATGCCGCCGCCGGCGTGTGATGTAGCTTATGCTTCTTTGGAAGGTCTCCCCCCTTCGCTTCCCCGCGATAACGATAGATCATGGTGACGAGAGCTTGGTTGATGGTCATGCAGATAATCATGCTAATAAGTTGCCTGCGTGCTTAAGGTCAGGCACGCTTCAGTGCATCCCCTCAGAGTGGCCGTCGAGTGCGTGTCCATCGGAGTGTGCAGTTTCACCTGGTCACCGCAACATTGCTCTGAGGGATCGAATAACAGACACTCGAGCCTCTTTGGTAATGGTTtgcacagaacagaaccgtCTGCAGATCAGTCCTTTCCCCTTCGGGCACACTACACCACGAACAAAAGATCCTTTTGTCGTGCAAAGAACGCGATGCAAACACTGGggattagtttttttttccccccatccCACTGGTCACTCCCATTGCCCTCCTTTTATGCAGCATGGaatttgttttgggttttgtgttgttgcaaAGTTGTTATGCAAGTGGCGGTCCACCGGTGTGTGCTAGATGCAAGCACCTGTAGCCCGAACCCACCCGGACCAGaacaccaggccaggccaagcgcaccacacaccaccatcaccacccccatCGGGGGGCAGTTATGTTaaatgttttgctttgatAGCTCTGATGCGTCATCCCCGTCAAAGGAATAGCTTTTAACTAACACTTTGCATTGTTTGATGTGCTGCTTTGGTTTGCttgcaaaatggaaacaatcaaACTTCTGCCAAGGAACTTGTGAGGTTTGCGAAGGCGAAGCAAACTGGGAACACTTTCTGCAAAACCCGCACCACGCGGGAGATTGTAATGATCGGTTAAAGGCGTGGAAGCcgatttgtaaaaaaaaaaacgtagaAATTCTAACCGATCATCATAGAGCCGCGCTTCCATTAGCATACTCGACGCTCCGCCGTTGACAAACCCAAATCCCGCTCCTTAACTCACTTTAACAAGCTCAAGTCAAGTCGATTCGCTTCGCATAATAGCGTCACGCTTTACGTCAGCGCGACgaagcaacgaaacaaaacgacgtTGGCGGTTGGCGCGAAGATTTATGAAAATCATTACACAAAATTTATGACTTCCCCTTTTGGTTAGGAAACGATGTCCCCCACCCCAAAAGATCCAAATACTGATCTCCTTCTGCATGATCTGTGTCCCTTTCTACCGTCAACAGGTGGTCACGGAACTCTGCTCGGCGTTATCAACTCGTTCATCCACGTGTGCATGTATGCCTACTACATGCTGGCAGCGATGGGACCCAAGGTACAGAAGTACCTCTGGTGGAAGCGCTACCTGACTGTTATGCAGATCGTAAGTATCGTGTGGGCCGAATTCTTGGGGTGATAGAAATTGTTACACACACAGGAATATCCGCGTGGTGGCTAATAATAATGAAGTATAAATGAACGTGTTCCAGACACTTTCACTTCGAGCCCTAAAGCTCGGACCCTAGCCCATTACGGCCCGTTCGGTattgccctgtgtgtgtgtgaactgGACTGCCAAGATAATAATAACGACTGACGCCAATAACTGATCACTTTCaccccgctctctctctctctctctctctctcgcgcgctcacAGGTCCAGTTCATTATCGTGTTCTTCCACACACTGCAAGTCCAGTTCCAGCCGACCTGCAGCTACCCGAAATCGATTGCGGCCCTGCTCACCCTGAACGCTGGCCTGTTCATCTACATGTTCAGCTCGTTCTACGTTCACTCGTACCTCCGCAAGGGTAACCAGGGACGTAGCAAGCGGGCTGGCgaagagaacaacaaccaGCTTGAGTGCAAACCAAAGGATGCGGTCGAGAAACTGGTACAAccagcggccgccgcagcaACGGACAGCAGTGTAGCAAAGAAGGCGCTGTAGGAGGAGCTGCTGGACGTGGCTTTCTGGAGTTTCGAGAGTTCCGAAAGCGAGAGACCTTGGCGCCACTGGTTTGGCCACCGTTTTCGTCCGTATTTCGACGTAGCGGGGGTGTAGCTGGCCGGCCCGAAACGTAGCgcctaccaccacctcgtACCACATAGAGCGACGGTAATGTAACGCAGAAAGCGAGATAGAGAAAGCAGGTAGGGgaggggaaaggaaggaagggaaggagggccGCGTGATCGTATGTAGGTTTATAGTTTGTCAAGTCTAGAACGATGCCCAAGCCACCAAGGCACCCAAGCAGGCCAtcctggtggttggtgcagtAGAAGTGAAGGAACTCGcagagtgtgcgcgcgcatcacatcacatatctccaccccccccccccccccaccccattcAACGCTTCGGATCTTCCTCGATCGTGTCCCCTAGTAGGAACATGCAAGAGCGCTCTGCCAACTTTTGGGGGTTTGgggagaaaggggaaggagggaaagaGTGTGTAACAGTAGTTTACGAGGTACCTTAGCGTTTAGCGTCCCTGGAAGCACCGAACGGctgcatagagagagagagaaaaacaaaacgcgagCACGATAATGTCTAATCGTTGCGATCTCTTGGCCTTCGTCTTCGCATGAGTGTCTCTTGATCTCAATGCAATGCTTTTATCTATGCCACTGCGCCAGATCccccaacgacaacaacgacaacaacaactttGCCTCTCCGCGCTGCAATAGATGCCGATATCCTCTAGGCAAGACACCTACACCACAGGAAGGAgcaaccctcccccttctttACGATATTGTCCTTTCAAACAAGCTAGACTTTGCCAAGgctcgaacaaaaaaaaaacgcaatacGCGAGATACCGAGgtcctcgaactcgaacgtAATGTATTGGTTTTGTAATGTGTACCTAGCTAGCATCGATACGTGTAATGTATAGTTTTCTCtagtttatttaattaaagtgGATGTGAAAATGGTTCGTAAATGAgctagcgttttttttttgttttttgtttcgaaaagCGGTCTAATCCGGAGAGACGAGATGACAAACAAATGGTTCCGGTCGCTCACCAACTCCATTTGAACTTTTTCAACAACCCCATCGAAGCGGGCATTGTGCAAAATAACGCAGAAAAGTATGCAATCGCCATACCACTTTAAAGAgcgacaagaaaaaaaaaccccaccgACGGCCAACCTAATTTTCTCACCATAAACCGAAATCATCACTCGTCCCCCGGACAAGCAGCTGGCGGTTTTTTTAGTTATTATTGTTGTAACTCTTTCGAGAAACCTTGCACGGCTAGGTGGATGCACCCTCGGCCATATTTTACTCCCGTGAGGTGGGCAAAATCCGAACAAAAACCCGCACGTAAAACATCAACGCGCCCGCCAACGCCTACGGTGGCGTGACCAGGGTGGGGGTGAGTTTCCTTACAAAATGAGGTGAatacaaacataaacacaaatTTAGGTTAACATTATGGCCGAGAGCAAGTAAGTTTTGCGGAGCGCCACAAGAAGCCACAAGAAGTAGTTCTAcccacaggaaaaaaaaaaaaaaaactatgctgttcttccaccgtcagcgatgCGCTGTGAGGCATCTGCCCGGCAAGGGGTGCGAGGTGGTGCGTGGGCTTGCAgaatgtgtgttggtgcgaaGCCATTGCGGATGAAGGTAGAAAGTTTTTTGAGATTTATTCACTGGAACCCGCGGTCCCGTGAATCCGGCAGAGCTCGACACTCGACGTAGTGTAGCACCGTCACCAGCACCGCTTGGTTAAATCGCAGATTGGATTCTgcattatttttcctttttttttctttttgttgctgctgcatcaaccTCCTACAGTACAGCGAGTGGTGAATTTACAGCGCACGGTTCGATAAGCAAAAAGCAttcgcatcatcgtcatcatcatgagcatcatcagcatcatcgtcatggaGCACAACTTACCTTGAGGCTGTGGTAAATCAGCGCACCGCTGACGGTCAGGATGGTAAACAGTATGAACAGGACGAAGGCGGACACTTGGGAAATTCCGAGCAGATTCAGCGTACCGGAAATGAGAATCGCTGCAGCGTGGCAGCATATAATCGGTAccagcaaccgatcgatcagatcCCACGGTAGCTCCCGCGGTGCGGTTTCAATCAGGACCGACCCATGCCGGGACATGCGGCGTTTGACCGCGGGCGTTTTACTCTCTCGGCGCTACACCGCCATGCATGATGCCCCGTCATAGGGGTGGCACACCGggatggccagcagcatcgtacgaaaagcatgaaaagagaagcagaagcaaaaaaaaaaaaaaacgagaagagAAAAGTAGGTAAGAGTGCGGACGACTGTTGCAACTTTTCAATCATTATTTACTCCCATTACCGCTTATGATGTCTCCTTCGCCCTTCCAGCCACacggcaaacaaacacacacacacaccaggagaACACCATGTTCCTttcaaatcgaatgaaattaTACGGTACCCAAAAGGAATCGAATTCTTCGCTACAGCACTTCGATCttcgactggactggacggtCGCTGGTTACTACGACTGAAGTGCGACTGCAGCGTTGACGTCACGGTTACGTGACGAGGACGCTCGAGGAGAAAACCGTTAACCTCCAACCGTCCAGTCAGTCCGAAGTGGTTTCACAAACACGGGGAACAGGAGACGAGCGCACGGAGCCAACTTGATTAATCCCTTTGCTTTGTGCTTACCTTGTTCGGTTGGTTTGCTGTCTGCATGGCGCtggctacgacgacgattgtcGTTGGCTGTTGGGCTTGGGATGGGGAAAGTCAatggcaccagcaacaacaacaacaaaaagaaaacagtttCCTCTTCTATCAGGTTGCTGCAACAACTGCGACAAAAGTGCCAAACGATTAGTTACTCCTCTGTGGTGCAGAATACTGAGCATGGGATGAGGTGGATGCTTAATAAGATAAAACTAGATTAAGTAAAAGCCAAAGCTTCGATCCTTCGTTACACACTAACAGATTGctacacaaaaaaataaaaaaaaaacgctgatCTGATGCTCGTATCCTCCAGTCTGATATTGGCTCATCGAACTGCAAGCTGGCTTCGTACTTTGTACGTTGATTGacaagtttgtttgtttgtttatggttCCGAAatgggtgaaaaaaaaaacgcataacATTACGAAGGAATCACCGGTGTAAATCACTCCTCATAAAGTCGGCCTTCAAAGCATACAGCATACGGCGGTACAGCGGTACAGCGGTACAGCGGTTTCAACTAAAACAAACGACCATCCCGCCAGTACCCGCAACCCCTGTTTGCAATTTTGTTTCATGTTCGCCGAATGCGGGGCGCCGTCAAGGGGATGGTTTGTTTGGATGATGGCGCCGCAACGCGCTCAGTTAGTTCCTCTCGTTTGCTCCTCTCGCGCCACATTGACGGTTTCTTAGTGACGTGtgagtgacgacgacgatctgcgTTCTGTACGCTCGTGTACTCGTACGAATCCGAAATGTCGGATATGACTTTGGATTTGGACGCCAGAACGGTTTTGCGCATGTGTGACGTAGTGATCTGCGTAAATTCTCACTGCGCGCCCGGTTACATAATAATCCAACACTCACCAAAACCACACTCCTGGTATTTGGTTTGACGCTTTAGCTTGATGCTAGCTCCTCCTAACGACACTACCCCCCTACAAACACGCATTCGTTCCAGTTCTTACCAACAGCAAGGCCAGGCCAAGGATCCGGAAATGAACTACTttcttttgataattttctttccagctTCAACTACACGCACTCTAAAAACCCAGATCTATCAACCCGTGCGATCGCGGCCCACTACCGTTCCGACCGGAGCAACTCCGCGAACTGGCACCGCGAGCTCACGGTGCGCGttgcccgaaaccgaaaacgcgTATTTTCTCCATCCGTACGATCCGCCGCCGGGTTTGCGTGACGTACGGGCGCGCAAAGATGAGTGTTTCCTGGCAGATGCACCGTCGGTGGCAAGCGGCACGGCACGATACCAAAAATACGTTCCTCCACTCGCCGCCGGTGTCCGTCCACCGCGAGGAGGTACCGCGTACGCAGATAGCTATTTTCGCTGaccgcagtcgcagtcgcagtcgcaggtcggtcggtgggcaccgcatcatcatcgtcctccttAAGTGGCAAAAAATAGTCTCCCACAAAAGGGAAGCGCGTGTGTTGCTCAAAGTCTGGACCCAGTAACGGCGCCGCGCCGATAGAATGCTCGATATTCTCGAACATCTGCACCGAGGAGTGGTAGTATAGAGACTTGAGTGATTCAAGGCCGGATACTACTGACAGAGCGTGACCTATATGTAAATCTCGCCACTCTCGAGACGAGTGCGCGCGGGGTTCGAAGGCGATCTGGTCATAAAATCGGCCCTCGCCTCGGCTACCGGTTACCGATCGTAACGGATCGAAATGAGCAACGGATCGCACGAAACACCTCACTTCAACTCACACTTTACCATTCATTCCAGTCCAGAGAATGTTCCTCCCCCCGCGGGTGTCACGAAACGCGACTGCGACTGCCCGTTCAGCCCCGAATGCTGCTCATCGTTAACGTCACCGGAATTTAATGGGAAATTTAAATCATCCCCCTCACCCCCGGAATGGGTTTTAATAAGAAAATCACTTTCACCTGGACCCCCGGAGAGGATGGGGGGAGGTAGATCCGGGGTTGCACTTGGCACGCCTCGTTGGAGGTCAGGTTCCGAGCGCGCGTTGTGTTGTTCTTTATGCTGATCGCCGGTTCGCTCGCTTTCcattaaaagcaaaaataacTTGCTTGCTCGTTGGAAGCGCAACCAGCGCCAATGCCAATAAGTAATGCTTAGCGTACTGCTGGTTGGAAAATGGGTGGCCCATGAAATTGGTTGCCAGTGATGAGAAAATATCAgcatagcaaaaaaaaccccccggaaATGGCTAGCTGGCCAATCATTATCGTTTGTTAGCAAATGCTGGGCTGGGATCTAACGGTACCTCGGCCATCTTGGATCCGTAATtcaccgaaaacgaaatctcGGGAACGTCATCAAGTGcggtatgtgcgtgtgtgtgtgtgtgtaacaggTGCGATTGGCTCAAAGTGGAACAGTGTGCATGAAAAGAGGATAAGGAGGGAGACACTTTGCTTTGCTAAATCTTTCCGTAAACGCCACGATACATTAGCAGCAGTCTCTCGGGACGACACGGAGTGCACGGATTCGTCCTCCATCGTCGCCTTCTTGGCAATGTGTTCCTCCTCACTGGAACCGGATGGGTGTAGAGTGTAGAACAACGACCAACGAAATCCCTTCGGCGCGTTCCTCCCAAGGGTttgagctgttgctgttgtcgtcgtacTGTCGTCGGTGTATGCCGCCCAAAAGCAATCACCAGCGACTCGGGATGACGCAAACGAGAGACACCTTGCTGGCAGGACGGGGCAGGGCACAACCTCTTGTACGGTGCACGGTGGACACCTTACCGACGTCACACTTTTCGTGAGCGACAATCCGatgaaaaaaccaacaaacgacacaacacaacgagaggaagagcaagtaaaaaaaaccgagagaaagagagaaccgACGGCCAGCAGTGGTGTGGGTTACGGTAAACAAATTTGAGCTAATTGAGGATACGCGTACCGCCACTcactaacccccccccccccccccccccccaaccaaccaacgaaaaaaGACGCCGTCGGTCTTTGTTAATCCTGCTGGAAAAATATTTCTCCAGCTTATCCTTGCTAGCTGGCgtgcaggctggctggctggctggatgc
This sequence is a window from Anopheles darlingi chromosome 3, idAnoDarlMG_H_01, whole genome shotgun sequence. Protein-coding genes within it:
- the LOC125953491 gene encoding elongation of very long chain fatty acids protein 7 yields the protein MSADVGSVEPSGVLGRVVKFFVDNQDERTSDWFLSGSITPLIMILVTYLYFCLYAGPRYMAKRKPFKLETVLIAYNAIQVALSILLVYEGIEGGWRKHYSYTCQPVDYSRNPVALRMARAVWAYYMCKVVELLDTVFFVLRKKQNQVSFLHLYHHTLMPICGFIGVKYFAGGHGTLLGVINSFIHVCMYAYYMLAAMGPKVQKYLWWKRYLTVMQIVQFIIVFFHTLQVQFQPTCSYPKSIAALLTLNAGLFIYMFSSFYVHSYLRKGNQGRSKRAGEENNNQLECKPKDAVEKLVQPAAAAATDSSVAKKAL